The Lysobacter capsici genome has a segment encoding these proteins:
- a CDS encoding serine hydrolase, whose amino-acid sequence MKSMMLACTLAIGLLGAAAHAQTPAEPDAARLKAAIERGLRPSIVKAGESMPTWTLQERMAHHKIPGVAIAIVKDGKLLYAAGYGVREAGTHDAVDADTLFSVGSVSKMIAAATTLQLVAHGRIDLDRDVNAYLKSWRIPAAPAIKNPTVTMRMLLSHTSGLGVHGFQDYLPTETLPTLVQTLNGTPPAKNDPVRLQYEPGTRSDYSGGGIMLEQQIIEDLTGQPLDAVARAQVFEPAGMRRSTYENPLSPTRGNIAKAHDGNGALTALPRGWQTFPEQAASGLWTSANDLGAFVGALIQSYRGQGGLLPQAIALQMMSEVSPGVRGLGPELGGSGKARRFFHNGDNDSYHAAIEGYPETGYGFAILTNGENGGRIRGEIRNAISDALDDGMKPPIRTIALDLSAPAYADYAGSYRLDPAVPMDIRSALADWFDFDSMTVKVADGAISMDLPDGPTASPLLPLSPTRFFASAAGAELEFHRNARGVVHAVSVVAGNSRAYYRRQVAHPAGAGAEPDRDRPRP is encoded by the coding sequence ATGAAATCCATGATGCTCGCCTGCACGCTGGCGATCGGTTTGCTCGGCGCCGCCGCCCATGCGCAAACGCCGGCCGAACCCGACGCCGCGCGCTTGAAAGCCGCGATCGAGCGCGGCCTGCGTCCCAGCATCGTCAAGGCCGGCGAATCCATGCCGACCTGGACCCTGCAAGAGCGCATGGCGCACCACAAGATCCCCGGCGTCGCCATCGCCATCGTCAAGGACGGCAAGCTGCTGTACGCCGCCGGCTACGGCGTGCGCGAAGCCGGCACCCACGATGCGGTCGATGCCGACACCCTGTTCTCGGTCGGATCGGTCAGCAAGATGATCGCCGCGGCGACCACGCTGCAACTGGTCGCGCACGGACGCATCGATCTGGACCGCGACGTTAACGCCTACCTGAAATCCTGGCGCATTCCGGCCGCGCCCGCGATCAAGAACCCGACGGTGACGATGCGCATGCTGCTGTCGCATACCTCGGGCCTGGGTGTGCATGGTTTCCAGGATTATCTGCCGACCGAAACCCTGCCGACCCTGGTGCAGACCTTGAACGGCACGCCGCCGGCGAAGAACGATCCGGTGCGCCTGCAATACGAACCGGGAACGCGCAGCGATTATTCCGGCGGCGGCATCATGCTCGAGCAGCAGATCATCGAAGATCTGACCGGCCAGCCGCTGGACGCGGTCGCGCGCGCGCAGGTGTTCGAACCCGCGGGCATGCGCCGCAGCACTTACGAGAATCCGCTGTCGCCCACGCGCGGCAATATCGCCAAGGCGCACGACGGCAACGGCGCGCTCACCGCGCTGCCGCGCGGCTGGCAGACCTTTCCGGAGCAGGCCGCCTCGGGCCTGTGGACCAGCGCGAACGATCTGGGCGCGTTCGTCGGCGCGCTGATCCAAAGCTATCGCGGCCAGGGCGGCTTGCTGCCCCAGGCGATCGCGCTGCAGATGATGAGCGAGGTTTCGCCGGGCGTGCGCGGCCTGGGACCGGAACTGGGCGGCAGCGGCAAGGCGCGCCGGTTCTTCCACAACGGCGACAACGACAGCTACCACGCCGCGATCGAGGGCTATCCGGAAACCGGCTACGGCTTCGCCATCCTCACCAACGGCGAAAACGGCGGGCGCATCCGCGGCGAAATCCGCAATGCGATCTCCGATGCCCTGGACGACGGCATGAAGCCGCCGATCCGCACGATCGCGCTGGACCTGAGCGCGCCCGCCTACGCCGACTATGCCGGCAGCTATCGCCTCGATCCGGCCGTGCCGATGGATATCCGCAGCGCGCTCGCCGACTGGTTCGACTTCGACTCGATGACCGTCAAGGTGGCCGACGGCGCCATCAGCATGGATCTGCCCGACGGCCCGACGGCCTCGCCGTTGCTGCCGCTGAGCCCGACCCGGTTCTTCGCCTCGGCCGCCGGCGCGGAACTGGAGTTCCATCGCAACGCCCGCGGTGTCGTGCATGCGGTGAGCGTCGTGGCCGGCAACTCGCGCGCTTACTACCGCCGGCAAGTCGCGCACCCGGCGGGCGCCGGCGCCGAGCCCGATCGCGATCGCCCGCGCCCCTGA